One part of the Salmo salar chromosome ssa28, Ssal_v3.1, whole genome shotgun sequence genome encodes these proteins:
- the LOC106589251 gene encoding gastrin/cholecystokinin type B receptor-like: protein MYSLSFLTGLGGNIMALLVLTRKRTGLAGVSATRRLLVNLAVCDMMVVCVCMPVNLGLQVYNAWVFGEFLCRTVPFVQAVSVSASVLSLAVISLNRYYSVHNPLHARFFFTGRRILCMICVVWSVSSGLCIPLLFMNTTQTLSLLDITVTVCVESWNEVKLKQRYSFLLFCSLYGFPVLFNLVISVLTSWKLWGTDDKRTQDSNTFGVKLSLSRLKVRKRIAKMVLSLVVLFTLSWLPLYVVDIWLDLNMTASLKNEDDVNQVNHEWILHGRPFALWLGLTNSALNPLCYCFVGNLHRSAKRFRKSYRLKLSSVFSLLPQQSSMPMGSISVPKVVPYSRAQSVNRSAEMSASSKYANLGDKLTKSKSLSSVTACETVFD, encoded by the coding sequence ATGTACTCCCTGTCCTTCCTTACGGGGCTCGGAGGGAACATCATGGCTCTCTTGGTCCTCACCCGAAAGAGGACCGGTCTGGCGGGGGTGTCGGCGACCCGCAGACTGCTGGTGAATTTGGCGGTGTGTGAcatgatggtggtgtgtgtgtgcatgccagtTAACCTGGGACTCCAGGTCTACAACGCCTGGGTGTTCGGGGAGTTTCTGTGCCGCACGGTGCCGTTCGTTCAAGCGGTATCGGTGTCTGCGAGCGTCCTGAGCCTGGCTGTGATCAGTCTGAACCGCTACTACAGCGTGCACAATCCTCTCCACGCCCGTTTTTTTTTTACCGGGCGGCGGAtactgtgtatgatctgtgtggtGTGGAGCGTGTCGTCGGGGCTGTGCATACCGCTCCTCTTCATGAACACCACCCAGACTCTGTCGCTGCTGGACATCACTGTCACTGTGTGCGTGGAGAGCTGGAACGAAGTCAAACTGAAACAGAGATATAGCTTCctgctcttttgctctctctacGGCTTTCCGGTGTTGTTTAACCTGGTTATAAGCGTGCTGACCAGCTGGAAGCTGTGGGGCACCGACGACAAACGGACGCAAGATTCAAATACATTTGGCGTTAAGCTATCACTGTCCCGCCTCAAAGTGCGTAAAAGGATAGCCAAGATGGTGCTGTCACTAGTTGTGCTGTTCACACTGTCCTGGCTACCTCTGTATGTAGTGGACATATGGTTAGACTTGAACATGACTGCGTCTTTAAAGAATGAGGATGATGTGAACCAGGTCAACCACGAGTGGATTCTTCACGGGAGACCATTTGCGCTATGGCTGGGTCTGACCAACTCCGCTCTCAACCCGCTCTGTTATTGTTTCGTGGGGAACTTGCACAGGTCAGCGAAACGGTTCAGGAAAAGCTACCGACTGAAACTGTCGTCAGTGTTCAGTCTGTTGCCACAGCAGTCCTCCATGCCTATGGGTAGCATCTCAGTGCCCAAAGTCGTGCCATATAGCAGGGCGCAATCGGTGAATCGCAGCGCAGAGATGAGCGCATCGAGCAAGTACGCCAATTTAGGCGACAAACTAACCAAGAGCAAGAGCCTGTCCTCTGTGACAGCGTGTGAGACTGTTTTCGACTGA
- the LOC106589609 gene encoding COP9 signalosome complex subunit 1 isoform X1: MQIDADPQEDQQNAPDVNYVVENPTLDLEHYASSYCGLMRIERLQFIAEHCPQLRAEALKMALSFVHRTFNVDVYEEIHRKLTEATREVQGAPDAVVEGGAVEPPPLDTAWAESTRKKALLKLEKLDTDLKNYKGNSIKESIRRGHDDLGDHYLDCGDLSNALKCYSRARDYCTSAKHVINMCLNVIKVSVYLQNWSHVLSYVSKAESTPEIAEQRGERDCQSQSVLTKLKCAAGLAELASRKYKQAAKCFLLASFDHCDFAELLSPSNVAVYGGMCALATFDRQELQKNVISSSSFKLFLELEPQVRDIIFKFYESKYASCLKMLDEIKDNLLLDMYLAPHVLTLYTLIRNRALIQYFSPYVSADMTKMSQAFNTTVLALEDELTQLILEGLINARIDSHSKILYARDVDQRSHTFEKSIHMGKEFQRRAKAMILRAAVLRNQIHVKSPPREGSQGELNSANSQSRMSTNM; encoded by the exons ATGCAGATAGATGCTGACCcacaggaggaccagcagaatgCACCAGATGTCAACTACGTGGTGGAAAATCCCACGCTG gacctGGAGCATTATGCTTCCAGCTACTGTGGTCTGATGCGTATTGAGAGGCTGCAGTTCATAGCAGAGCACTGTCCCCAGCTCCGCGCCGAGGCCCTGAAGATGGCCCTGTCTTTTGTCCACAGGACCTTCAACGTAGACGTGTACGAGGAGATCCACCGCAAGCTCACAGAGGCCACCAG AGAGGTCCAGGGGGCTCCAGATGCTGTGGTGGAGGGCGGGGCAGTCGAACCCCCTCCTCTGGACACAGCGTGGGCCGAGTCGACCAGGAAAAAGGCCCTGCTCAAACTGGAGAAATTGGACACTGACCTGAAGAACTACAAAGGCAACTCCATCAAAGAGAGCATCAG GAGGGGTCATGATGACCTTGGGGACCACTACTTGGACTGCGGTGACCTCAGCAACGCCCTTAAGTGCTACTCCCGAGCCCGAGACTATTGCACTAGCGCAAAGCATGTCATAAACATGTGTCTTAATGTCATCAAG GTTAGCGTCTACCTCCAGAACTGGTCCCACGTCCTTAGTTATGTGAGCAAAGCTGAATCCACTCCAGAGATAGCGGAG caaagaggggagagagattgcCAGAGTCAGTCAGTCCTCACCAAATTAAAATGTGCTGCAG GCCTAGCTGAGCTGGCCTCCAGAAAGTACAAACAAGCAGCCAAGTGCTTCCTGCTGGCCTCTTTCGACCACTGTGATTTCGCTGAG CTCCTGTCCCCCAGTAATGTAGCGGTGTACGGAGGGATGTGTGCCCTCGCCACCTTCGACAGACAGGAGCTACAGAAGAACGTCATCTCAAGCAG CTCCTTTAAATTATTCTTAGAGTTGGAGCCTCAGGTCCGTGACATCATCTTTAAGTTCTATGAGTCAAAGTACGCTTCCTGTCTCAAAATGCTGGATGAGATCAAG GATAACCTGCTGTTAGACATGTACCTGGCCCCCCACGTACTGACCCTCTacacactgatcaggaacagagccCTTATACAG tacttcagcccgtACGTGTCTGCAGACATGACTAAGATGTCCCAGGCCTTCAACACCACAGTGTTAGCTCTGGAAGACGAACTCACCCAGCTCATACTGGAGGGACTTATCAACGCACGCATAGACTCCCAcagcaag ATCCTGTATGCGCGGGACGTGGACCAGCGGAGCCACACGTTTGAGAAGTCTATCCACATGGGCAAGGAGTTCCAGAGACGAGCCAAAGCCATGATCCTACGAGCTGCCGTGCTGCGCAACCAGATACACGTCAAG tctcctcccAGGGAGGGCAGCCAAGGCGAACTCAACTCTGCCAACAGCCAATCACgaatgagcaccaacatgtga
- the LOC106589609 gene encoding COP9 signalosome complex subunit 1 isoform X2 encodes MPLPVQVFNFQGVVEPMQIDADPQEDQQNAPDVNYVVENPTLDLEHYASSYCGLMRIERLQFIAEHCPQLRAEALKMALSFVHRTFNVDVYEEIHRKLTEATREVQGAPDAVVEGGAVEPPPLDTAWAESTRKKALLKLEKLDTDLKNYKGNSIKESIRRGHDDLGDHYLDCGDLSNALKCYSRARDYCTSAKHVINMCLNVIKVSVYLQNWSHVLSYVSKAESTPEIAEQRGERDCQSQSVLTKLKCAAGLAELASRKYKQAAKCFLLASFDHCDFAELLSPSNVAVYGGMCALATFDRQELQKNVISSSSFKLFLELEPQVRDIIFKFYESKYASCLKMLDEIKDNLLLDMYLAPHVLTLYTLIRNRALIQYFSPYVSADMTKMSQAFNTTVLALEDELTQLILEGLINARIDSHSKILYARDVDQRSHTFEKSIHMGKEFQRRAKAMILRAAVLRNQIHVKSPPREGSQGELNSANSQSRMSTNM; translated from the exons ATGCCTTTGCCCGTGCAAGTATTCAACTTTCAG GGGGTTGTTGAGCCCATGCAGATAGATGCTGACCcacaggaggaccagcagaatgCACCAGATGTCAACTACGTGGTGGAAAATCCCACGCTG gacctGGAGCATTATGCTTCCAGCTACTGTGGTCTGATGCGTATTGAGAGGCTGCAGTTCATAGCAGAGCACTGTCCCCAGCTCCGCGCCGAGGCCCTGAAGATGGCCCTGTCTTTTGTCCACAGGACCTTCAACGTAGACGTGTACGAGGAGATCCACCGCAAGCTCACAGAGGCCACCAG AGAGGTCCAGGGGGCTCCAGATGCTGTGGTGGAGGGCGGGGCAGTCGAACCCCCTCCTCTGGACACAGCGTGGGCCGAGTCGACCAGGAAAAAGGCCCTGCTCAAACTGGAGAAATTGGACACTGACCTGAAGAACTACAAAGGCAACTCCATCAAAGAGAGCATCAG GAGGGGTCATGATGACCTTGGGGACCACTACTTGGACTGCGGTGACCTCAGCAACGCCCTTAAGTGCTACTCCCGAGCCCGAGACTATTGCACTAGCGCAAAGCATGTCATAAACATGTGTCTTAATGTCATCAAG GTTAGCGTCTACCTCCAGAACTGGTCCCACGTCCTTAGTTATGTGAGCAAAGCTGAATCCACTCCAGAGATAGCGGAG caaagaggggagagagattgcCAGAGTCAGTCAGTCCTCACCAAATTAAAATGTGCTGCAG GCCTAGCTGAGCTGGCCTCCAGAAAGTACAAACAAGCAGCCAAGTGCTTCCTGCTGGCCTCTTTCGACCACTGTGATTTCGCTGAG CTCCTGTCCCCCAGTAATGTAGCGGTGTACGGAGGGATGTGTGCCCTCGCCACCTTCGACAGACAGGAGCTACAGAAGAACGTCATCTCAAGCAG CTCCTTTAAATTATTCTTAGAGTTGGAGCCTCAGGTCCGTGACATCATCTTTAAGTTCTATGAGTCAAAGTACGCTTCCTGTCTCAAAATGCTGGATGAGATCAAG GATAACCTGCTGTTAGACATGTACCTGGCCCCCCACGTACTGACCCTCTacacactgatcaggaacagagccCTTATACAG tacttcagcccgtACGTGTCTGCAGACATGACTAAGATGTCCCAGGCCTTCAACACCACAGTGTTAGCTCTGGAAGACGAACTCACCCAGCTCATACTGGAGGGACTTATCAACGCACGCATAGACTCCCAcagcaag ATCCTGTATGCGCGGGACGTGGACCAGCGGAGCCACACGTTTGAGAAGTCTATCCACATGGGCAAGGAGTTCCAGAGACGAGCCAAAGCCATGATCCTACGAGCTGCCGTGCTGCGCAACCAGATACACGTCAAG tctcctcccAGGGAGGGCAGCCAAGGCGAACTCAACTCTGCCAACAGCCAATCACgaatgagcaccaacatgtga
- the LOC106589609 gene encoding COP9 signalosome complex subunit 1 isoform X3 codes for MFALLQGVVEPMQIDADPQEDQQNAPDVNYVVENPTLDLEHYASSYCGLMRIERLQFIAEHCPQLRAEALKMALSFVHRTFNVDVYEEIHRKLTEATREVQGAPDAVVEGGAVEPPPLDTAWAESTRKKALLKLEKLDTDLKNYKGNSIKESIRRGHDDLGDHYLDCGDLSNALKCYSRARDYCTSAKHVINMCLNVIKVSVYLQNWSHVLSYVSKAESTPEIAEQRGERDCQSQSVLTKLKCAAGLAELASRKYKQAAKCFLLASFDHCDFAELLSPSNVAVYGGMCALATFDRQELQKNVISSSSFKLFLELEPQVRDIIFKFYESKYASCLKMLDEIKDNLLLDMYLAPHVLTLYTLIRNRALIQYFSPYVSADMTKMSQAFNTTVLALEDELTQLILEGLINARIDSHSKILYARDVDQRSHTFEKSIHMGKEFQRRAKAMILRAAVLRNQIHVKSPPREGSQGELNSANSQSRMSTNM; via the exons atgttcgCTCTTCTTCAGGGGGTTGTTGAGCCCATGCAGATAGATGCTGACCcacaggaggaccagcagaatgCACCAGATGTCAACTACGTGGTGGAAAATCCCACGCTG gacctGGAGCATTATGCTTCCAGCTACTGTGGTCTGATGCGTATTGAGAGGCTGCAGTTCATAGCAGAGCACTGTCCCCAGCTCCGCGCCGAGGCCCTGAAGATGGCCCTGTCTTTTGTCCACAGGACCTTCAACGTAGACGTGTACGAGGAGATCCACCGCAAGCTCACAGAGGCCACCAG AGAGGTCCAGGGGGCTCCAGATGCTGTGGTGGAGGGCGGGGCAGTCGAACCCCCTCCTCTGGACACAGCGTGGGCCGAGTCGACCAGGAAAAAGGCCCTGCTCAAACTGGAGAAATTGGACACTGACCTGAAGAACTACAAAGGCAACTCCATCAAAGAGAGCATCAG GAGGGGTCATGATGACCTTGGGGACCACTACTTGGACTGCGGTGACCTCAGCAACGCCCTTAAGTGCTACTCCCGAGCCCGAGACTATTGCACTAGCGCAAAGCATGTCATAAACATGTGTCTTAATGTCATCAAG GTTAGCGTCTACCTCCAGAACTGGTCCCACGTCCTTAGTTATGTGAGCAAAGCTGAATCCACTCCAGAGATAGCGGAG caaagaggggagagagattgcCAGAGTCAGTCAGTCCTCACCAAATTAAAATGTGCTGCAG GCCTAGCTGAGCTGGCCTCCAGAAAGTACAAACAAGCAGCCAAGTGCTTCCTGCTGGCCTCTTTCGACCACTGTGATTTCGCTGAG CTCCTGTCCCCCAGTAATGTAGCGGTGTACGGAGGGATGTGTGCCCTCGCCACCTTCGACAGACAGGAGCTACAGAAGAACGTCATCTCAAGCAG CTCCTTTAAATTATTCTTAGAGTTGGAGCCTCAGGTCCGTGACATCATCTTTAAGTTCTATGAGTCAAAGTACGCTTCCTGTCTCAAAATGCTGGATGAGATCAAG GATAACCTGCTGTTAGACATGTACCTGGCCCCCCACGTACTGACCCTCTacacactgatcaggaacagagccCTTATACAG tacttcagcccgtACGTGTCTGCAGACATGACTAAGATGTCCCAGGCCTTCAACACCACAGTGTTAGCTCTGGAAGACGAACTCACCCAGCTCATACTGGAGGGACTTATCAACGCACGCATAGACTCCCAcagcaag ATCCTGTATGCGCGGGACGTGGACCAGCGGAGCCACACGTTTGAGAAGTCTATCCACATGGGCAAGGAGTTCCAGAGACGAGCCAAAGCCATGATCCTACGAGCTGCCGTGCTGCGCAACCAGATACACGTCAAG tctcctcccAGGGAGGGCAGCCAAGGCGAACTCAACTCTGCCAACAGCCAATCACgaatgagcaccaacatgtga